The genomic interval GCCAACAGATATTAACGTATATGGGCAGGATTTTAACTGAAATGAGCATCCAGGCATGGTGGGTAATGATCAATATGAAAGCGGGTGTCCCCATAATATGAAGACACCCGCTTTCAGTGTTTATCGTCTATATTTTAGAACCTGTAAGATACGGTACCCACGAACTGGGTAGGCGGTATCGGGTTGATGCTGTAGTTCTCGTGTACGTAATAGTTGTAGGTGTTGGTAACGTTAGATACCTTAGCCAGCACAGAGAAACGTTTGAATGAATAACCGGCGCTCAGGTCCAGGGTAGAGAAACCCGGTGCAGAGATGAGGCGGTTATATTTCTGTGTCTGGTTGATAGTGTTGTTCCAGCCACCGAAACGCTGACCGATGTAATAGTAACCGACACCGAACTTCAGTCCTTTCAATGCGGATTGCTGAATGGTATAGAACACGTTGGCATTGGCAGTATGATTAGGATTACCTACCAGGCGTTCGCCATTGATAGAACCGCCACTCAATCCGCTGCTACCTTCTATCGTAATGTTGTTGTAGCTATACCCGGCAATCACATCCAGGCCTGGTAAAGGATGACCTGCGATGTCCACTTCCACACCACGGCTTAAGGTTTCGCCGATCAGCGCTTTCAGGTTAGTGTTGTTATTAGGTGTCACACCATCTTTCTGGAATGGAGCCGTCTGTGCGTAGTTGTTGTTCCTGATACGATATGCGGTAACATTCACTGACAGTTTGCCTTTCAGGAAATCGTTTTTAACACCGACTTCATACTGATTGATAACAGATGGATCCAGGGTGGTGCTATCTACAGCCAGGCCGGTATTAGGCGTGAAAGAGTTGGAATAACTTGCGAATATTGCCATGGTCTCTATTGGCTTGTACACGATACCTAATCTTGGAGAGAAAGCGTCATCATATTTGGCAGCAGTAAAGGTAGTCTGGCCGGATTTATAATCGTAAGTAGCCGGCGCTTCATTCTGCAGGTAAGAGAACCTCACGCCTGCCAGTACATTCAACTTGGGCGTGATTTTGATCAGGTCCTGTACATATACACCAATACGGTTGATCGGGGTGGTTACATCCTTGATCCTTACTGCATCCGGTATATCGGTACGCGGTGTATACAGTTCAGGATGCAGGATATTGATAGTGTCGTATGTAGCAGGCTGATTGTAGGTATAAGCCTTTGTATAGTAGCGATCTGCATCTACCCCAGCCAGTACGTTATGTTCGAGGTTACCGGTTTTGAACTTGCCATTCAGGTCTACCTGTGCCAGGTAATAATCTTCACTGTTATAAGTCCTGTTCAGGGGACGGGCCCACTTACCGGTGGCATCTGCCTGGATCCTTTCTACGGCGTAATAATCCCGGCTGTAACGCTGATAAGAGAACATACCGTTCAATGTCCAGACATCATTCAGCTTATGTTTGACAGAAGCGCCTGCAGAAGATTGCTGTGTATGCGCATACTGCCATGGCGTACCATAAAAGCTGTTACGTGGTACATCGGGTATCTTGTTATTGTCCAGGGAACCGATACCGAAATCGGGCGTAAAGTCATGTTTCAGATAATCGCCCTGTACCAGCAATTCTGTACGGTCACTTAATTTAAACAGCAGGGAAGGATTTACGTAATAACGTTTTGAATGTACTTTATCGCGGTAGCTGTCTGTTGTTTCGAATGTACCGTCAATCCTGTAGGCTACTTTGGAAGAGATAGGGCCATATACGTCGAATGCAGGCTTTAACAGGCCATAACTACCGGCGCGTACGTTCACCTCTCCGCCAAAGTTAAACTTAGGCTGTTTGGTCACCATATTCATTACTGCACCGGGAGCTACGTTACCATACAGGATGGCAGCGCTTCCTTTCAATATCTCCACTTTCTCCAGTGAGCTCATTTCCGGCATTACGCCAGAGTTGACGCGTGCACCGTTCTTAAACATATTGGTGCTGGAAAAAGCATATCCTCTTGCATTAAAAGCCTCCTGAGTGCTGGCACGGGAAGAAGCCATGTATACGCCATTCACATTCTTCACTACATCGCTCATGCGCTGCACCTGCTGTTCTTCCAGTACTTCATGCCCGATCACGGCAACGCCCTGTGGCAGGTCTATTGCTGCAACAGGGATCTTACCGATGTTAACAGGAGTTTTGTTGATCGTCCTGGTCCTGGTACCTGCTACCACAATTTCATTCAGCTGTGCAGCAGTAGCTTCCAGGGCCAGTGAAACATCGGTGGACTGGTCAGCAGTTACAGTAACTGACTTATGGATCGTTTTTGTACCGGTGTAAGATATGACCAGTACATAGTCACCTTGTTTTATGTTTTTGAGTATAAACTGTCCCTCTTCATTGGTCAATGCTCCCTTCTTCGTATCCTTCAGCCCCACAGTTACATATGCGGCAGGCTTGCCATCGGCTGAACTAATGGTTCCTTTAATAGTACCGGTTTGTGCGAAAGCGGCAATATTGACCAGGACGAAACTGAGAATAAAGTATAAATGTTTCAACTACAGTAAATTTTATGCAAAGAAAGCACACTAAACAGTAGAAACCGGCTCGGATCGGGAAAAAATAAGGTACTATAAAAAGGCGTAGCGGGGCGCTGATGCCGGCATCGCTTCAAACCCCAAAACGCTTTACTGTATTGATTTACACCTATCATAAGCCCCGCGAAAAACAGGCTATCAAACCCGGTATTCCCGATTCGCTGCCGGAACAGTTCCTGCATTCAGAATTAATTCAGAATTGGGAAATAATATTGTGACATGAAACTATTGATCATCGATGGCGATCTGGCACTATCGCAGGTTATGATCTCCTATTTATCTGACGGGAATTATATATGTGAATACGCTAACAACTATCAGCGGGCACTGTCTAAAATAGAGATGTACGAGTACGATTGCATCCTGATGGATCTCGTACTGCCGGATGGAGATGGCTGTACGCTGCTGGAGGCCATAAGGGCGCATAATAAACCGGCAGGTATCATTATCATTTCCGCTGAAACTGCCTATGAGGATAAGATCTCTGCCCTGGAGAAGGGAGCGGATGATTATGTAACAAAGCCATTTCACTTACCGGAACTGGCTGCCAGGATCTTTTCCGTGATCAGGAGGAGGAAATACGACAACTGCAATATCATCCGCCAGGAAGAACTGACCATCGATCTGCTGGCCAAAACTGTACAGATCAATAATACCCCGGTTACCCTTACCAGGAAAGAGTTTGATCTCCTCCTATACTTCCTCGGCAATAAAAACAAGGTGATCTCCAAACACGAACTGGCAGAACAGCTTTCAGGCGATATTGCCGGTCTCCGGGAAGACAACAATGTCATTTACGCCCATATCAAAAACCTCAAAAAGAAACTCCACGAAGCGGGTGCAGGCAGCTACCTGAAAACCATCTATGCCACAGGTTATAAATGGGAAGTTTAAAAAACAGGTATTATGCCCCATTACATTATAAATAAAATTATATAATATTATTTCAGGCAATCCTACTCATATTTCAGAATCTCCTTCTGAAATATGAACTCTTTTTGAAGACCCTGCTGTTATTTCTCCCTGTAAAACGTTAAATTGTAGCTGAGGCCGAAATCTTATTAACCCTTAAACCACTGGTATGAGCCTGCCAACATTATTGGAACAATACGATTACGCCACCGGCATCTGGGACGAGATGTGCGACCGGCAACAGATCAGGGAGCAATACAGCAAGGTCATTGCCACCCTTAAGCAGTTCAATATCAGCGACCTGCAACAGAAAGACAGGCTGGCCGGCGAGCTTTTTATGAACCAGGGCATCACCTTCACTGTCTATAGTGAGGATGCCGGTATCGAACGCATTTTCCCCTTTGACATTATTCCCCGCATTATTACCGGCCAGGAATGGGATCACATAGAAGCCGGCATCAAACAGCGCCTGAAAGCGCTCAACCTGTTCCTTAAAGATATTTACAACGAACAGCAGATCCTGAAAGACAAGATCGTACCTGCCTCACTGATCGCTTCCTGTCCCCATTATACCCGCGAGGTATTTGGCATCAAGGTACCGCACGATGTGTATGTCCACATTTCCGGGATAGACCTGATCCGGGGAGAGGATGGCCTCTTTTATGTATTGGAAGACAATCTGCGCACGCCATCTGGCGTCAGTTATATGCTGGAGAACCGGGAAGTGACCAAAAGGATCTTTCCCGAACTGCTGGCCGCCAGCCATGTGAGACGCGTCAGCAACTACCCCCTCCTGCTGCATGAAATACTCCTGCAAATGGGACCGGGACAACTGTCTAATCCACTGGTGGTATTACTTACACCCGGTATCTATAACTCCGCCTACTACGAACATACCTTCCTCGCCCGGCAGATGGGCATTCCGCTCGTGGAGGGAAGGGACCTGGTGGTGAACAATCATAAGGTGTATATGAAAACGACCAATGGCCTGGAACAAGTGCATGTCATCTATCGCCGTATCGATGATGAATTCCTGGATCCGCTGATGTTCCGTCCCGACAGTGCGTTGGGCATTCCCGGACTGATGAGCGCCTACCGGATGGGCAATGTCGCCATTGTGAATGCGGTGGGAAATGGTGTTGCGGATGATAAGGCGGTCTATGCCTATGTTCCGGCTATGATCCGGTATTACCTCAATGAGGAGCCGATCCTTCCCAATGTACCCACCTATGAAATGAGCGACCCCGATGCCCGGCAATATGTGTTTGACAACTATACACACATGGTCATCAAGAGGACCAACCAGTCAGGCGGCTATGGTATGGTAATGGGCAATAAGGTAGCCCCGGAAGAATGGGCAAAGGCGAAAGCGGCTATTGAAGCAGAGCCCCGCAGCTTTATTGCGCAACCTATCATTAAACTGTCTACCGTTCCCTGTTTCATAGACGGTACTTTCCAGGCGAGGCATGTGGACCTCCGTCCTTATGCCCTTTGCGGTCCGCAGGGTGTGCAGATAGTACCCGGCGGACTTACAAGAGTGGCGCTCCGCAAAGATTCCCTGATCGTCAATTCCTCACAGGGAGGCGGTAGTAAAGATACCTGGGTTATAGATTGATTCACTAAACGAAGTTTTTATTCATGCTAAGCAGGATCGCAGATTCACTATTCTGGCTGGCTCGTTATATGGAGCGGGCAGAAGGACTATTACGTGTTACGGCTACTCATAACCTTTTATCGCTCGATAAAGACGTGAACGGCCCCCTTACCTGGCGGCCTGTTCTTGAAACCTTTACCAGCGCCGGTGAAGAAGAGATCAAGGCCATTGAAGGCAATACA from Chitinophaga filiformis carries:
- a CDS encoding TonB-dependent receptor codes for the protein MKHLYFILSFVLVNIAAFAQTGTIKGTISSADGKPAAYVTVGLKDTKKGALTNEEGQFILKNIKQGDYVLVISYTGTKTIHKSVTVTADQSTDVSLALEATAAQLNEIVVAGTRTRTINKTPVNIGKIPVAAIDLPQGVAVIGHEVLEEQQVQRMSDVVKNVNGVYMASSRASTQEAFNARGYAFSSTNMFKNGARVNSGVMPEMSSLEKVEILKGSAAILYGNVAPGAVMNMVTKQPKFNFGGEVNVRAGSYGLLKPAFDVYGPISSKVAYRIDGTFETTDSYRDKVHSKRYYVNPSLLFKLSDRTELLVQGDYLKHDFTPDFGIGSLDNNKIPDVPRNSFYGTPWQYAHTQQSSAGASVKHKLNDVWTLNGMFSYQRYSRDYYAVERIQADATGKWARPLNRTYNSEDYYLAQVDLNGKFKTGNLEHNVLAGVDADRYYTKAYTYNQPATYDTINILHPELYTPRTDIPDAVRIKDVTTPINRIGVYVQDLIKITPKLNVLAGVRFSYLQNEAPATYDYKSGQTTFTAAKYDDAFSPRLGIVYKPIETMAIFASYSNSFTPNTGLAVDSTTLDPSVINQYEVGVKNDFLKGKLSVNVTAYRIRNNNYAQTAPFQKDGVTPNNNTNLKALIGETLSRGVEVDIAGHPLPGLDVIAGYSYNNITIEGSSGLSGGSINGERLVGNPNHTANANVFYTIQQSALKGLKFGVGYYYIGQRFGGWNNTINQTQKYNRLISAPGFSTLDLSAGYSFKRFSVLAKVSNVTNTYNYYVHENYSINPIPPTQFVGTVSYRF
- a CDS encoding circularly permuted type 2 ATP-grasp protein, with amino-acid sequence MSLPTLLEQYDYATGIWDEMCDRQQIREQYSKVIATLKQFNISDLQQKDRLAGELFMNQGITFTVYSEDAGIERIFPFDIIPRIITGQEWDHIEAGIKQRLKALNLFLKDIYNEQQILKDKIVPASLIASCPHYTREVFGIKVPHDVYVHISGIDLIRGEDGLFYVLEDNLRTPSGVSYMLENREVTKRIFPELLAASHVRRVSNYPLLLHEILLQMGPGQLSNPLVVLLTPGIYNSAYYEHTFLARQMGIPLVEGRDLVVNNHKVYMKTTNGLEQVHVIYRRIDDEFLDPLMFRPDSALGIPGLMSAYRMGNVAIVNAVGNGVADDKAVYAYVPAMIRYYLNEEPILPNVPTYEMSDPDARQYVFDNYTHMVIKRTNQSGGYGMVMGNKVAPEEWAKAKAAIEAEPRSFIAQPIIKLSTVPCFIDGTFQARHVDLRPYALCGPQGVQIVPGGLTRVALRKDSLIVNSSQGGGSKDTWVID
- a CDS encoding response regulator transcription factor — encoded protein: MKLLIIDGDLALSQVMISYLSDGNYICEYANNYQRALSKIEMYEYDCILMDLVLPDGDGCTLLEAIRAHNKPAGIIIISAETAYEDKISALEKGADDYVTKPFHLPELAARIFSVIRRRKYDNCNIIRQEELTIDLLAKTVQINNTPVTLTRKEFDLLLYFLGNKNKVISKHELAEQLSGDIAGLREDNNVIYAHIKNLKKKLHEAGAGSYLKTIYATGYKWEV